The Nitrospinaceae bacterium genomic sequence GGTTCTCGCTGTAGCGGTCCTCTTCCGGGAAGGACCATGTACTGCCAAGGGAAAACCCTCTAGGGATGATCGTTACCTTCTCGACAGGGTCCGTCCCGGGTGTAAGAAGCGAAACTAACGCATGTCCTGCCTCATGATAAGCCGTATTTTCTTTTTCTTTTTCACTCAGAACAAGGCTTCGCCTCTCCTTGCCCATGAGCACCTTGTCCTTGGCCTCAGTCATATCTGTCATTTCAACGGCGTTTTTGCCGAGTCCCGCGGCAATCAGGGCGGACTCATTCAGAAGGTTGGCCAAATCCGCCCCTGAAAAACGCGGTGTGCCACGTGCGATGAGTTCAAGATCGACCGAATCGTCAAGTGGAATGTCCTTGACATGAACATGAAGAATCTGGAGCCGCCCGTTGATATCCGGAAGCGAGACAACAATTTGCCGGTCAAATCGGCCCGGGCGAAGAAGAGCCGGATCCAGGACATCGGGTCGGTTGGTCGCCGCGACAAGAATTACACCGTCGTTCGATTCGAAGCCGTCCATCTCAACTAGAAGTTGGTTAAGCGTCTGCTCTCGCTCATCATGACCACCGCCCAATCCTGCTCCGCGATGACGGCCAACAGCGTCGATTTCATCTATGAATATGATGCACGGCGCATTTATCTTTCCTTGCTCAAAAAGATCGCGAACGCGCGAGGCACCTACGCCGACAAACATTTCAACGAAGCTAGATCCACTGATTTGGAAAAACGGGACATCCGCCTCACCGGCAATGGCCTTGGCGAGAAGGGTTTTACCCGTGCCCGGAGGGCCGACCAGAAGCACACCCTTGGGGATTCGAGCGCCAAGACGAGTGAATTTGGGTGGCTCACGTAGAAAGTCCACCAGTTCCTCAAGCTCGCTCTTGGCCTCTTCGATGCCCGCCACATCCTTGAAGGTGATTTTCTTTTTCGAGTCATCGGGAACCAGCCGCGCCTTGCTTTTGCCAAATGAGAGTGCTTTTGAGCCGCCCATCTGCATCTGGCGCATGAAAAATATCCAAACGCCAATGAGTACCAACATTGGGAACCAACTGAGAAGCAAATTCATGTACC encodes the following:
- a CDS encoding ATP-dependent metallopeptidase FtsH/Yme1/Tma family protein, translating into MNQFYKNLALWLIIGLIMVGLFQAFNGARTLDKSIVYSDFMRSVDQGQISEVLVQGNNIRGRYLNGKIFETYAPKDPNLISTLRQKGVRISAEPAEQNSWYMNLLLSWFPMLVLIGVWIFFMRQMQMGGSKALSFGKSKARLVPDDSKKKITFKDVAGIEEAKSELEELVDFLREPPKFTRLGARIPKGVLLVGPPGTGKTLLAKAIAGEADVPFFQISGSSFVEMFVGVGASRVRDLFEQGKINAPCIIFIDEIDAVGRHRGAGLGGGHDEREQTLNQLLVEMDGFESNDGVILVAATNRPDVLDPALLRPGRFDRQIVVSLPDINGRLQILHVHVKDIPLDDSVDLELIARGTPRFSGADLANLLNESALIAAGLGKNAVEMTDMTEAKDKVLMGKERRSLVLSEKEKENTAYHEAGHALVSLLTPGTDPVEKVTIIPRGFSLGSTWSFPEEDRYSENRTYLRNQLTILMGGRVAEMLVFDEMTTGAKQDIQTATGIARNMVCEWGMSDELGPLAYGKKDDQIFLGKDISQSRDYSDSIALSIDKEVKDLVTSAYDRAMNLLKDNRDKLDLLAKALLEYETLDRDDINTLLDSGEVPISRKKKFEATRKAASHRPSSEQEAPPRPQEGSRPSPPDLAPGQA